In Thermodesulfobacteriota bacterium, one genomic interval encodes:
- a CDS encoding RluA family pseudouridine synthase: MDTVELIPAPAEVGQRLDLVLANGRLPGLSRSRIAVLMRAGHVLVSGRPEKPGYRLRPGDSVRVTLPPPVATELAPVPVDFRILHEDADLIVVAKPPGVVVHPASSHQGETLVHGLLYHCRDLSGIGGVERPGIVHRLDKDTSGVMVIAKHDQAHRLLVTQFQDRRVEKRYLALVAGRPPAPSGRIALPIGRHPVQRQKMAIRPGDGREAATRWRLVEAFPQVALVELTLETGRTHQIRVHMAAIGHPVVGDRVYGRAVCLPVAVPRQLLHSQILSFCHPGSGEMMRFVAPVWPDFEDVLAALRRTGG; this comes from the coding sequence GTGGACACGGTAGAGCTGATCCCGGCGCCGGCCGAGGTCGGGCAGCGGCTGGATCTGGTGCTGGCCAACGGCCGGCTGCCGGGTCTGAGCCGGAGCCGCATTGCGGTCCTGATGCGCGCCGGTCACGTTCTGGTCAGCGGCCGGCCGGAGAAGCCCGGCTACCGGTTACGCCCCGGGGACAGCGTCCGGGTGACCTTGCCGCCGCCGGTAGCCACCGAGCTGGCGCCGGTGCCGGTGGATTTCCGGATCCTCCATGAGGATGCCGATCTCATCGTGGTGGCCAAGCCACCGGGCGTGGTGGTGCATCCGGCATCGAGCCACCAGGGGGAGACCCTGGTGCACGGCCTGCTTTATCATTGCCGGGATCTGTCCGGCATCGGCGGCGTCGAGCGGCCGGGCATTGTGCACCGCCTGGACAAGGATACCTCCGGGGTGATGGTGATCGCCAAGCACGACCAGGCGCACCGCCTGCTCGTCACCCAGTTCCAGGATCGGCGGGTGGAGAAGCGCTATCTGGCCCTGGTGGCCGGCCGGCCGCCGGCGCCGAGTGGGCGCATCGCCCTGCCCATCGGCCGCCATCCGGTGCAGCGGCAAAAGATGGCGATCCGGCCTGGGGACGGCCGCGAGGCTGCCACCCGCTGGCGTCTGGTGGAGGCCTTCCCCCAGGTCGCCCTGGTGGAGCTGACACTGGAGACCGGCCGCACCCACCAGATCCGCGTGCACATGGCGGCCATCGGCCATCCGGTGGTGGGGGACCGGGTGTACGGCCGCGCCGTCTGCCTGCCGGTGGCTGTGCCCAGGCAGCTCCTCCATTCCCAGATCCTGTCCTTTTGTCATCCCGGCAGCGGCGAGATGATGCGCTTTGTAGCGCCGGTGTGGCCGGACTTCGAGGACGTGCTGGCGGCCCTGCGTCGGACCGGAGGCTAG
- the murA gene encoding UDP-N-acetylglucosamine 1-carboxyvinyltransferase: protein MDKLIIDGGQPLHGEVVVSGAKNAALPCICATLLAPGEHVLENVPDLRDTRTILALLGKLGVAWERQGSTLTLDTSELTSCEAPYELVKTMRASVLVLGPLLARLGQARVSLPGGCAIGARPIDFHLAGFGRLGAEITLEHGYVDARVTGRLQGAPVYFDIPSVTGTENILMAAALAEGTTEIKNAAREPEVGNLVDMLTAMGARIHGRGSDRLLVHGVDRLQPARTRIIPDRIEAGTYLIAVGATGGDVTVTGCLPSHLPSLPDKLRAAGLTVTEQEQAIRVRRNGPIRNVDIKTLPFPGFATDLQAQMMALMCLGNGLSVITETIFENRFMHVAELRRLGAEIQISGKAAIVRGQGKLFGAPVMATDLRASASLVVAGLAAQGTTEVLRIYHLERGYERLVDKLSGLGARVRKEKE from the coding sequence ATGGACAAGCTCATCATCGACGGCGGCCAGCCGCTGCATGGCGAGGTGGTCGTGAGCGGCGCCAAGAACGCCGCTCTCCCGTGCATCTGCGCCACCCTCCTGGCTCCCGGCGAGCATGTGCTGGAAAACGTGCCGGATCTCAGGGACACCCGCACCATCCTCGCCCTCCTGGGCAAGCTCGGCGTAGCCTGGGAGCGGCAAGGCTCCACCTTGACCCTGGACACCAGCGAGCTTACGAGCTGCGAGGCACCCTACGAGCTGGTGAAGACCATGCGGGCCTCGGTGCTGGTGCTGGGGCCGCTTCTGGCCCGTCTCGGCCAGGCCCGGGTCTCCCTGCCCGGGGGCTGCGCCATCGGCGCCCGGCCCATCGATTTCCACCTGGCCGGCTTCGGCCGCCTGGGCGCCGAGATCACCCTGGAGCACGGCTATGTGGATGCCCGGGTCACCGGCCGCCTGCAGGGGGCACCGGTCTATTTCGACATCCCTTCAGTGACCGGTACCGAGAACATTCTCATGGCTGCCGCGCTGGCCGAGGGCACCACCGAGATCAAGAACGCCGCCCGGGAGCCGGAGGTGGGCAACTTGGTGGACATGCTGACGGCGATGGGCGCCCGCATCCACGGCCGGGGCAGTGACCGCCTGCTGGTGCACGGGGTGGACCGCCTGCAGCCGGCCCGTACCCGGATCATTCCGGATCGCATCGAGGCCGGCACCTACCTCATCGCCGTGGGCGCCACTGGCGGTGACGTGACGGTAACCGGCTGCCTGCCGTCCCACCTGCCGTCCCTCCCGGACAAGCTGCGAGCCGCCGGCCTCACGGTGACCGAGCAGGAGCAGGCCATCCGGGTGCGGCGCAACGGCCCGATCCGGAACGTGGACATCAAGACCCTGCCGTTTCCGGGCTTTGCCACTGACCTCCAGGCCCAGATGATGGCCCTCATGTGCCTGGGCAACGGGCTGTCGGTGATCACCGAGACCATCTTCGAGAACCGGTTCATGCACGTGGCAGAGCTGCGGCGCCTGGGCGCTGAGATCCAGATCAGCGGCAAGGCGGCCATCGTCCGCGGCCAGGGCAAGCTTTTTGGCGCGCCGGTGATGGCCACCGATCTTCGGGCCTCCGCCTCCCTGGTGGTGGCCGGCCTGGCGGCCCAGGGCACCACCGAGGTCTTGCGCATCTACCACCTGGAGCGGGGCTACGAACGGCTGGTGGACAAGCTTTCCGGCCTGGGCGCCCGGGTGCGCAAGGAAAAGGAGTAG
- the coaE gene encoding dephospho-CoA kinase (Dephospho-CoA kinase (CoaE) performs the final step in coenzyme A biosynthesis.) produces MAEGFLRVAVTGGIGCGKSSVARFLAASPRGRGLDVDAVCRQLLQPGATGWRALRSSLPPQLFRPGGEIDRPALRQAIFADPALRVQVEALIHPLARERVQVSLAAWYRTGQDLVAVVEVPLLFEAGWQEDFDRVVAVWTDAATAQARLARRDGLTMRQAAQAMDAQLPAMTKALRAHHAVDNSGPWARTWLELVRLRRLLGLDLPPIGNGSPVLQNRQNAV; encoded by the coding sequence ATGGCCGAGGGCTTCCTGCGGGTGGCAGTGACCGGTGGCATCGGCTGCGGCAAGAGCAGTGTGGCCCGCTTCCTGGCCGCCAGCCCCCGGGGCCGGGGACTGGACGTGGACGCGGTCTGCCGCCAGCTGCTGCAGCCCGGGGCCACGGGCTGGCGGGCCCTCCGCAGCAGCCTGCCGCCACAGCTCTTTCGACCGGGCGGCGAGATCGATCGGCCGGCGTTGCGGCAGGCGATCTTTGCCGACCCGGCGCTGCGGGTCCAGGTGGAGGCCCTGATCCATCCCCTGGCGCGGGAGCGGGTGCAGGTCAGCCTTGCGGCCTGGTACCGGACCGGTCAGGATCTGGTGGCGGTGGTGGAGGTGCCGTTGCTCTTCGAGGCCGGCTGGCAGGAGGACTTCGATCGGGTGGTGGCGGTGTGGACCGATGCGGCCACGGCTCAGGCCCGGCTGGCCCGGCGCGATGGACTGACCATGAGGCAGGCGGCCCAGGCCATGGACGCCCAGCTGCCTGCCATGACCAAGGCCCTCCGGGCGCACCACGCCGTGGACAACTCCGGCCCCTGGGCCCGCACCTGGCTGGAGCTGGTGCGGCTGCGCCGCCTGCTGGGGCTGGATCTGCCGCCGATCGGCAACGGATCGCCGGTCTTGCAAAACCGCCAAAACGCGGTATAG
- the prfA gene encoding peptide chain release factor 1 — MFRQFPRLDALGEKLELLETRLADTGVMADQAELTRVAREHAQLARLHGDHTAYKAVLAQLDEARALLQEEDEEMRAMAAQEVEELTARAEELERRVLFHLLPRDPNDDKNTFLEIRAGTGGDEAALFVADLFRMYGRYAEIQGWRVEVMNSHPTGIGGFKEIIALISGDQVYSRLKFERGVHRVQRVPETETQGRIHTSAVTVAIIPEAEEVEVDLDPNDLKIDVYRSSGPGGQSVNTTDSAVRVTHLPTGLVVTCQDEKSQHKNKAKAMKVLRARLLDKLQQDQQSRIASDRKTQVGSGDRSERIRTYNFPQGRVTDHRIGLTLYKLDQVMLGHLDDLLVPLLTHEQARLLAEFGDRL, encoded by the coding sequence ATGTTCAGGCAGTTTCCCCGACTGGATGCCCTGGGCGAGAAGCTCGAGCTTCTCGAGACCCGGCTTGCCGATACCGGCGTCATGGCCGATCAGGCCGAGCTGACCCGGGTGGCCCGGGAGCACGCCCAGCTGGCCCGCCTGCACGGCGATCACACGGCCTACAAGGCCGTGCTCGCCCAGCTGGACGAGGCCCGGGCCCTGCTCCAGGAGGAGGACGAGGAGATGCGGGCCATGGCGGCCCAGGAGGTCGAGGAGCTGACGGCCCGGGCCGAAGAGCTGGAGCGGCGGGTGCTCTTCCATCTCCTCCCCCGGGATCCCAACGACGACAAGAACACCTTCCTGGAGATCCGGGCGGGCACCGGCGGCGACGAGGCGGCCTTGTTCGTGGCGGATCTCTTCCGCATGTATGGCCGCTACGCCGAGATCCAGGGCTGGCGGGTGGAGGTCATGAACAGCCACCCCACCGGCATCGGCGGGTTCAAGGAGATCATCGCCCTGATCTCGGGTGACCAGGTCTACAGCCGCCTCAAGTTCGAGCGGGGGGTACACCGGGTGCAGCGGGTGCCAGAGACGGAGACCCAGGGCCGGATCCACACCTCGGCGGTGACGGTGGCCATCATCCCCGAAGCCGAGGAGGTGGAGGTGGACCTCGATCCCAATGACCTCAAGATCGACGTCTACCGCTCCTCCGGTCCGGGCGGCCAGAGCGTCAACACCACCGATTCGGCGGTGCGGGTCACCCATCTGCCCACGGGCCTCGTGGTGACGTGCCAGGACGAAAAGTCCCAGCACAAGAACAAAGCCAAGGCCATGAAGGTGCTGCGGGCCCGCCTGCTGGACAAGCTGCAGCAGGATCAGCAGAGCCGGATCGCCTCGGACCGCAAGACCCAGGTGGGCAGCGGCGATCGCTCCGAGCGCATCCGCACCTACAACTTCCCTCAGGGTCGGGTCACCGACCACCGCATCGGCCTCACCCTCTACAAGCTCGATCAGGTGATGCTGGGCCATCTGGACGATCTCCTCGTGCCTCTGCTCACCCACGAGCAGGCCCGCCTGCTGGCCGAGTTCGGCGACCGGCTTTGA
- a CDS encoding ATP-binding protein has product MPLRPLVGPPSGGPSDFTSPGTRGRLQWLLFLRTVVVSLVLGVSVLLQSKGQGIVIPPLTYLAAFIAGVYGISILSAFCLRLLARLDRFALVQLVIDAALVTALVYSTGCSQSIFTILFFFPIIGGSLILYRTGGLVLAALGSAGLGLTLSLEYFRRYPAYFQQFAFMPSWDLLALVNLFTIHALSFFLAAFLSSWLSERLRRTEAALSRTAESLDRLSALSKRIFDDISTGILTMDSGGRITSANRAAAEITRFAAADLMSRPMAEIFPSIDPGRSRRSRAEAEIQRADGSRIPVGYSSSVLRTQEGQGDGWVITIQDLSQIKQMEAQVMQAEKLAAIGEMAAGIAHEFRNPLAAISGAAQVLRDDPAMAPGHQGLMTIITRECDRLSDSIADFLLFSRPALPEKGWFSLSNLVEETVTILERTPAWSETVQIRDRIPAQLDLYGDERQMKQVLLNLLANALQALAGRSGFVEIGAREEEGPDGQSQALITVRDNGPGIPAGLQARIYDPFFTTRENGTGLGLAIVQQIVRHHGGQISVASSPDTGTAFTVALPLPDQP; this is encoded by the coding sequence ATGCCCCTGCGACCCCTGGTCGGTCCCCCCAGCGGTGGCCCCAGCGACTTCACCAGCCCCGGCACCCGCGGCCGCCTGCAGTGGCTGCTCTTTCTGCGGACAGTGGTGGTATCCCTGGTGCTGGGGGTGAGCGTGCTCCTCCAGTCCAAGGGACAGGGGATCGTCATTCCGCCCCTGACCTATCTGGCCGCCTTTATTGCCGGCGTCTACGGGATCTCGATCCTGTCGGCCTTCTGTCTTCGGCTGTTGGCCCGCCTGGACCGCTTTGCCCTGGTCCAGCTGGTCATCGATGCGGCCCTGGTCACCGCCCTCGTCTACAGCACCGGCTGCAGCCAGAGCATCTTCACCATCCTCTTCTTCTTCCCCATCATCGGCGGCAGCCTCATCCTCTACCGGACCGGCGGCCTGGTGCTGGCGGCCCTGGGCAGTGCCGGCCTCGGCCTCACCCTGAGCCTGGAATACTTCCGGCGCTATCCGGCCTACTTCCAGCAGTTCGCCTTCATGCCCTCCTGGGACCTCCTGGCCCTGGTCAACCTCTTCACCATCCATGCCCTGTCCTTCTTCCTGGCCGCCTTCCTCTCCTCCTGGCTGTCCGAGCGGCTGCGGCGCACCGAGGCGGCCTTGAGCCGCACCGCCGAGAGCCTGGATCGGCTGTCCGCCCTCTCCAAGCGCATCTTCGACGACATCAGCACCGGCATCCTGACCATGGACAGCGGCGGCCGCATCACCTCCGCCAACCGGGCGGCGGCCGAGATCACTCGCTTTGCGGCCGCCGATCTCATGAGCCGGCCCATGGCCGAGATCTTTCCCAGCATCGACCCGGGGCGGTCCCGCCGCAGCCGGGCCGAGGCCGAGATCCAGCGCGCCGACGGCTCCCGCATCCCGGTGGGCTACTCGTCGTCGGTGCTCCGCACCCAGGAGGGCCAGGGGGACGGCTGGGTGATCACCATCCAGGACCTGTCCCAGATCAAGCAGATGGAGGCCCAGGTCATGCAAGCCGAAAAGCTGGCCGCCATCGGCGAGATGGCGGCCGGCATCGCCCATGAATTCCGCAATCCCCTGGCCGCCATCTCCGGCGCCGCCCAGGTGCTGCGGGACGACCCCGCCATGGCGCCCGGCCACCAGGGCCTCATGACCATCATCACCCGGGAATGCGACCGGCTGTCCGACAGCATCGCCGATTTCCTGTTGTTCTCGAGGCCGGCCCTGCCGGAGAAGGGCTGGTTCTCCCTGAGCAACCTGGTAGAGGAGACGGTGACCATCCTGGAGCGCACCCCCGCCTGGAGCGAGACGGTGCAGATCCGGGACCGGATTCCGGCCCAGCTCGATCTCTACGGAGACGAGCGGCAGATGAAGCAGGTGCTGCTCAATCTCCTGGCCAACGCCCTCCAGGCCCTGGCCGGCCGGAGCGGCTTCGTGGAGATCGGCGCCCGGGAGGAGGAGGGGCCGGATGGTCAATCCCAGGCCCTGATCACCGTGCGGGACAACGGCCCCGGCATCCCCGCCGGCCTCCAGGCCCGCATCTACGACCCCTTCTTCACCACCCGGGAGAACGGCACCGGCCTGGGTCTCGCCATTGTGCAGCAGATCGTCCGCCACCACGGCGGCCAGATCAGCGTCGCCAGCAGCCCCGACACCGGCACCGCCTTCACCGTCGCCCTGCCCCTGCCGGACCAGCCGTGA
- the prmC gene encoding peptide chain release factor N(5)-glutamine methyltransferase produces MSPAASTLRALYRQAVGRLQAAGVAEAAVDAALLLGQATGLDRAQVILEGDRSLDVATIARFQSLLDRRLAREPMAYIRGEQEFFSLSFLVSPAVLIPRPETEALVEQALPLVPRPGGLALDLGTGSGVLAICLARELPHLHVVAVDRSAAALGVAAANCRRHGVRDRVQLIRSSWTSCLRSQPLFDLVVSNPPYIGRQDLAGLEPEVRDHEPHLALAGGEAGWEILAHLLAAVPAVLRPGGWLLTEIGAGQAEVALHRLRDRQIWSEARIHPDYSGLPRVLIARRRAS; encoded by the coding sequence TTGAGCCCGGCGGCCTCCACCCTGCGGGCGCTGTACCGGCAGGCGGTCGGCCGCCTGCAGGCCGCGGGGGTGGCGGAGGCAGCGGTGGACGCCGCCCTGCTCCTGGGTCAGGCCACCGGCCTTGATCGCGCCCAGGTGATCCTGGAGGGGGATCGTTCCCTGGATGTCGCGACCATAGCCCGCTTCCAGTCTCTCCTGGACCGGCGCCTGGCCCGGGAGCCCATGGCCTACATCCGGGGCGAGCAGGAGTTCTTCTCCCTGTCCTTCCTGGTTTCGCCGGCAGTGCTCATCCCGCGGCCGGAGACCGAGGCTCTCGTGGAACAGGCCCTGCCCCTGGTGCCGCGCCCCGGCGGCCTGGCCCTGGACCTGGGCACCGGCAGCGGCGTTCTGGCCATCTGTCTGGCCCGGGAGCTGCCCCACCTGCACGTGGTGGCCGTGGACCGCTCTGCCGCGGCCCTGGGGGTTGCGGCCGCCAACTGCCGGCGGCACGGGGTCCGGGACCGGGTGCAGCTTATCCGGAGCAGCTGGACCAGCTGTCTGCGGTCGCAGCCGCTCTTTGACCTGGTGGTCAGCAACCCGCCCTACATCGGCCGCCAGGATCTCGCCGGTCTGGAGCCGGAGGTGCGGGATCACGAGCCGCACCTGGCCCTGGCTGGCGGCGAGGCGGGCTGGGAGATCCTGGCCCATCTTCTGGCCGCGGTGCCGGCCGTGCTCCGACCCGGCGGCTGGCTCCTGACCGAGATCGGCGCCGGCCAGGCAGAAGTGGCCCTGCACCGACTCCGCGACCGGCAGATCTGGTCCGAGGCCCGCATCCATCCCGATTACAGTGGCCTGCCCCGGGTGCTCATCGCCCGCCGCCGCGCCTCCTGA
- the rpmE gene encoding 50S ribosomal protein L31, which translates to MKSDIHPKYHKVMARCACGNEVETGSVNKEVTVEICSACHPFFTGKQKLVDTAGRVEKFLKKYSGYQVRK; encoded by the coding sequence ATGAAGAGTGACATCCATCCGAAGTACCACAAGGTCATGGCCCGCTGCGCCTGCGGCAACGAAGTGGAGACCGGCTCGGTGAACAAGGAGGTGACGGTGGAGATCTGCTCGGCCTGCCATCCGTTCTTCACCGGCAAGCAGAAGCTGGTGGACACCGCTGGCCGGGTCGAGAAGTTCCTCAAGAAGTACAGCGGCTACCAAGTTCGCAAGTAA